The Streptomyces spororaveus genome includes a region encoding these proteins:
- a CDS encoding ABC transporter permease, whose translation MSNTVLKTSRRNFVAHKGRMALSAVAVMLSVAFVCGTLVFTDTMNTTFDKLFAVTNSNVTVSPKSAESGEETPARGKPEMLAGSVVEQVKKAEGVKSAEGGVVSMAVTVVNAKNENMGSTTGAPTIAGNWSDNELKSMKITSGQAPRGPTEVMVDADTAKKHGLGLGDELRTIAVTGDIRAKITGIAAFTVTNPGAAVVYFDTATAQQALLGSPGSFTHVNVTAADGVSDEQLKQNVAKAVGADTYKLQTAKEAADSNRKDVGAFLDVMKYVMLGFAGIAFLVGIFLIFNTFSMLVAQRTREIGLMRAIGADSGQVLKSVVVEAFLLGVVGSVLGVAAGVGLAVGLMALMGQMGMHLSTDDLTVAWTTPVVGLVLGVIVTVVSAFVPARRAGKVSPMAALRESGTPGDKKAGVVRAVLGLVLTGIGGAGLFLAAAAEKAGPGSLWLGLGVVFTLIGFIVIGPLLAAGVVRVLSGVVLRPFGSVGRLAERNALRNPRRTGATAAALMIGLALVACLSVVGSSMVASATDELDKSVGADYIVESQTGQPVLPQAEQALRATKGLDHVTAYREVPAKITAPDGTSEEVGLGANDPTYAKDIRRKMVAGEHAAAYGKDSMSVGSEYATKHGVKLGDELTVAFTGGNTVKLKVAAITSDSGNIDKTMKYVSTEVARANVPADKLPLPFMLLASAQDGQSADTAYASVKAAMAQYPQYSVRNQTDYKQALKDQVGQLLNMVYGLLGLAIVVAVLGVVNTLALSVVERTREIGLMRAIGLSRRQLRRMIRLESVVIALFGALLGLGLGMGWGATAQQLLALEGLKVLEIPWPTIFGVFAASAFVGLFAALVPAFRAGRMNVLNAIASE comes from the coding sequence ATGAGCAACACCGTCCTGAAGACCTCGCGGCGCAACTTCGTCGCCCACAAGGGACGGATGGCGCTCTCCGCCGTCGCGGTCATGCTCTCCGTCGCCTTCGTCTGCGGCACCCTGGTGTTCACCGACACCATGAACACCACCTTCGACAAGCTGTTCGCCGTCACCAACTCCAACGTGACCGTCAGCCCCAAGAGCGCCGAGAGCGGGGAGGAGACCCCCGCCCGGGGCAAGCCCGAGATGCTGGCGGGCTCGGTCGTCGAGCAGGTCAAGAAGGCCGAGGGCGTCAAGAGCGCCGAGGGCGGCGTCGTCTCGATGGCCGTCACGGTGGTCAACGCCAAGAACGAGAACATGGGCTCGACCACGGGCGCCCCGACCATCGCGGGCAACTGGAGCGACAACGAGCTCAAGTCCATGAAGATCACCTCGGGACAGGCGCCGCGCGGCCCCACCGAGGTGATGGTCGACGCCGACACCGCGAAGAAGCACGGCCTCGGCCTCGGTGACGAACTGCGCACCATCGCCGTCACCGGCGACATCCGCGCCAAGATCACCGGTATCGCCGCCTTCACCGTGACCAACCCGGGCGCGGCCGTCGTCTACTTCGACACGGCCACCGCGCAGCAGGCGCTGCTCGGCTCCCCCGGCTCCTTCACGCACGTCAACGTCACCGCCGCGGACGGGGTGAGTGACGAGCAGCTCAAGCAGAACGTCGCCAAGGCCGTCGGCGCGGACACGTACAAGCTGCAGACCGCCAAGGAAGCCGCAGACTCCAACCGCAAGGACGTCGGCGCCTTCCTCGACGTCATGAAGTACGTGATGCTCGGCTTCGCCGGCATCGCCTTCCTCGTCGGCATCTTCCTGATCTTCAACACCTTCTCCATGCTGGTGGCCCAGCGCACCCGCGAGATCGGCCTGATGCGCGCCATCGGCGCCGACAGCGGACAGGTCCTGAAGTCCGTGGTCGTCGAGGCCTTCCTGCTCGGCGTGGTCGGCTCGGTCCTGGGTGTCGCCGCGGGCGTGGGCCTGGCCGTCGGCCTGATGGCCCTCATGGGCCAGATGGGCATGCACCTGTCCACCGACGACCTGACGGTCGCCTGGACCACGCCCGTCGTCGGCCTCGTCCTCGGCGTCATCGTCACCGTCGTCTCCGCCTTCGTCCCGGCCCGCCGGGCCGGCAAGGTCTCCCCGATGGCCGCCCTGCGCGAGTCCGGAACCCCGGGCGACAAGAAGGCCGGCGTCGTCCGCGCCGTCCTCGGCCTGGTCCTCACCGGCATCGGCGGCGCGGGGCTCTTCCTCGCCGCGGCCGCCGAGAAGGCCGGCCCCGGATCGCTGTGGCTGGGCCTGGGTGTCGTCTTCACCCTCATCGGCTTCATCGTGATCGGCCCGCTGCTGGCCGCGGGCGTGGTGCGGGTGCTCTCCGGCGTGGTGCTGCGGCCCTTCGGGTCCGTGGGCCGGCTCGCCGAGCGCAACGCCCTGCGCAACCCGCGCCGCACCGGCGCCACCGCCGCCGCGCTGATGATCGGCCTCGCGCTGGTCGCCTGCCTGTCCGTGGTCGGCTCCTCCATGGTGGCCTCCGCCACCGACGAGCTCGACAAGTCGGTCGGCGCGGACTACATCGTCGAGTCCCAGACAGGGCAGCCCGTGCTGCCGCAGGCCGAGCAGGCCCTGCGCGCCACCAAGGGCCTCGACCACGTCACCGCGTACCGGGAGGTGCCGGCCAAGATCACCGCCCCCGACGGGACCAGCGAGGAGGTGGGCCTCGGCGCCAACGACCCGACGTACGCCAAGGACATCCGGCGCAAGATGGTCGCCGGGGAGCACGCGGCGGCGTACGGCAAGGACTCCATGTCGGTGGGCTCCGAGTACGCGACCAAGCACGGCGTCAAGCTCGGCGACGAACTGACGGTCGCCTTCACCGGCGGCAACACGGTCAAGCTGAAGGTCGCGGCGATCACCAGCGACAGCGGCAACATCGACAAGACCATGAAGTACGTCAGCACCGAGGTCGCCCGGGCGAACGTCCCGGCCGACAAGCTGCCGCTCCCCTTCATGCTGCTGGCCAGCGCGCAGGACGGTCAGTCCGCCGACACCGCCTACGCCTCGGTCAAGGCCGCGATGGCGCAGTACCCGCAGTACAGCGTGCGCAACCAGACCGACTACAAGCAGGCCCTGAAGGACCAGGTCGGCCAGCTCCTCAACATGGTCTACGGCCTCCTCGGCCTCGCGATCGTCGTCGCGGTCCTGGGCGTCGTGAACACCCTGGCCCTCTCGGTGGTCGAGCGGACCCGCGAGATCGGCCTGATGCGCGCCATCGGCCTCTCCCGCCGCCAGCTGCGCCGCATGATCCGCCTGGAGTCGGTGGTCATCGCCCTCTTCGGCGCCCTGCTCGGCCTCGGGCTGGGCATGGGCTGGGGCGCGACCGCGCAGCAGCTGCTCGCGCTCGAAGGCCTCAAGGTGCTGGAGATCCCGTGGCCGACGATCTTCGGGGTGTTCGCCGCCTCGGCCTTCGTGGGCCTGTTCGCCGCGCTGGTCCCGGCCTTCCGGGCCGGGCGGATGAACGTACTGAACGCGATCGCGAGCGAGTAA
- a CDS encoding DUF2079 domain-containing protein, producing the protein MTSDAIARPAPVEPAAVKPGRSRWAPPWLVAAGLFLVYLALSVGRFRRMDWASWDLGIFEQAIRAYAHFQEPVADLKGPGANILGDHFSPIIALVAPVYRVFPGPVTLLVVQSALFALSAVPVTRAAVRFLGRARGLAVGIAYGLSWGIQRAVEFDFHEIAFAVPLLAFALEAVLARRWRAALLWGLPLVLVKEDLGFTLAALAVVVAWRARTTDRRTALTALGVAAAACVFAVLVFTVVIPAFATAGYGYWDKIDGAGPLGGIGTKLTTLAWVLVPTSGLLALRSPLLLVAAPTLGWRFLSGDDHYWSTDWHYSAVLMPVVALALVDAIDTVRRGERPWLRSYALQMPTAVLAAALALSATAMPTAKLAEARTYQKPERVTAIERLLDRIPDGATVEADTTPLTRLTSRCRVLWIGGSKGVVPDWITIDNSSKWAGEDPTGYALQLHPGERFTLVGEAAGIVLMQRQ; encoded by the coding sequence GTGACGAGCGATGCGATAGCCCGCCCGGCGCCGGTGGAACCGGCAGCCGTGAAGCCGGGCCGGAGCCGGTGGGCGCCGCCCTGGCTGGTGGCCGCCGGGCTGTTCCTCGTCTACCTCGCGCTGTCCGTCGGACGGTTCCGGCGGATGGACTGGGCCTCCTGGGACCTGGGGATCTTCGAGCAGGCGATCCGCGCGTACGCCCACTTCCAGGAGCCCGTCGCCGACCTGAAGGGGCCGGGGGCCAACATCCTCGGGGACCACTTCAGCCCGATCATCGCGCTCGTCGCCCCCGTCTACCGGGTCTTCCCCGGGCCCGTCACCCTGCTGGTCGTGCAGTCCGCGCTGTTCGCGCTGTCCGCCGTGCCCGTCACGCGGGCGGCCGTGCGCTTCCTCGGGCGGGCCCGCGGGCTCGCCGTCGGCATCGCGTACGGGCTGTCCTGGGGCATCCAGCGGGCCGTCGAGTTCGACTTCCACGAGATCGCCTTCGCGGTGCCCCTGCTGGCGTTCGCCCTGGAGGCCGTGCTCGCCCGCCGCTGGCGGGCCGCCCTGCTGTGGGGGCTGCCGCTGGTCCTCGTCAAGGAGGACCTCGGCTTCACCCTCGCCGCGCTGGCCGTGGTGGTGGCCTGGCGGGCCCGGACCACCGACCGGCGGACCGCCCTGACCGCGCTCGGTGTCGCCGCCGCGGCCTGCGTCTTCGCCGTCCTGGTGTTCACCGTCGTGATACCGGCCTTCGCCACCGCGGGCTACGGCTACTGGGACAAGATCGACGGCGCGGGTCCGCTCGGCGGCATCGGCACCAAGCTCACCACCCTGGCGTGGGTGCTGGTCCCCACCTCCGGGCTGCTCGCCCTGCGCTCACCGCTGCTCCTGGTGGCCGCGCCCACCCTCGGCTGGCGGTTCCTTTCCGGGGACGACCACTACTGGTCCACCGACTGGCACTACAGCGCCGTACTCATGCCCGTCGTGGCCCTCGCCCTCGTCGACGCCATCGACACCGTCCGGCGCGGCGAGCGGCCCTGGCTGCGCTCGTACGCCCTGCAGATGCCGACCGCCGTGCTCGCCGCCGCCCTCGCCCTGAGCGCGACCGCCATGCCGACCGCCAAGCTCGCCGAGGCCCGTACGTACCAGAAGCCCGAGCGGGTCACGGCCATCGAGCGGCTCCTGGACCGGATCCCCGACGGGGCGACCGTGGAGGCCGACACCACCCCGCTGACCCGGCTGACCTCCCGCTGCCGCGTGCTGTGGATCGGCGGGAGCAAGGGCGTGGTCCCCGACTGGATCACCATCGACAACTCCTCCAAGTGGGCCGGCGAGGACCCGACCGGCTACGCCCTCCAGCTCCACCCCGGCGAGCGGTTCACCCTGGTGGGCGAGGCCGCCGGCATCGTCCTGATGCAGCGGCAGTGA
- the mfd gene encoding transcription-repair coupling factor: MSLHGLLDAVTRDAALAEAVTAAGDGKRMHVDLVGPAAARPFAIAALARQTGRTVLAVTATGREAEDLAAALRSLLPPDEVVDYPSWETLPHERLSPRSDTMGRRLAVLRRLVHPSKDDPAAGPVSVLVAPIRSVLQPQVKGLGELVPVSLRQGGGADLGEITEALAAAAYARVELVEKRGEFAVRGGILDVFPPTEEHPLRIEFWGDEVEEIRYFKVADQRSLEIAEHGLWAPPCRELLLTDAVRERAAALAEAHPELGELLHKIAEGIAVEGMESLAPVLVDEMELLIDVLPAGSMAVVCDPERVRTRAADLVATSQEFLMASWAATAGGGEAPIDVGAASLRGIADVRDRARELDMMWWSVSPFAADESAGGGDTLKLGMHAPEAYRGDTARALADTKGWIADGWHTVYLTEGHGPAARTVEVLGGEGIAARLEPELRTLEPSLVHVACGSIDNGFVDPVLRLAVLTETDLTGQRTATKDLGRMPTRRRKTIDPLTLEAGDYIVHEQHGVGRYVEMVQRTVQGATREYLLVEYAPAKRGQPGDRLYIPTDQLEQVTKYVGGEAPTLHRLGGADWTKTKARAKKAVKEIAADLIKLYSARMAAPGHTFGPDTPWQRELEDAFPYAETPDQLTTIAEVKEDMEKSVPMDRLICGDVGYGKTEIAVRAAFKAVQDGKQVAVLVPTTLLVQQHFGTFSERYSQFPVKVKALSRFQSETESKATLEGLQEGSVDVVIGTHRLFSQETRFKDLGLVIVDEEQRFGVEHKEQLKKLRANVDVLTMSATPIPRTLEMAVTGIREMSTITTPPEERHPVLTFVGPYEEKQIGAAVRRELLREGQCFYIHNRVESIDRAAAKLREIVPEARIATAHGQMSEQALEQVVVDFWEKKFDVLVSTTIVESGIDISNANTLIVERGDNFGLSQLHQLRGRVGRGRERGYAYFLYPPEKPLTETAHERLATIAQHTEMGAGMYVAMKDLEIRGAGNLLGGEQSGHIAGVGFDLYIRMVGEAVADYRAAVEGGVEEEPPLEVKIELPVDAHVPHDYAPGERLRLQAYRSIASATSEADVKAVREELTDRYGKLPEPVENLLLVAGLRMLARACGVGDITLQGNNVRFGPVELRESQELRLKRLYPGTVLKPATSQVLVPRPKAGKIGGKPVVGRELLAWTGEFLTTILGS; encoded by the coding sequence ATGAGCCTGCACGGACTGCTCGACGCCGTCACCCGTGATGCCGCCCTCGCCGAGGCGGTCACCGCGGCCGGGGACGGCAAGCGCATGCACGTGGACCTGGTCGGCCCCGCCGCCGCGCGGCCCTTCGCGATCGCCGCGCTGGCCCGGCAGACCGGGCGGACCGTACTGGCGGTCACCGCCACCGGGCGCGAGGCCGAGGACCTGGCCGCCGCACTGCGCTCCCTGCTGCCCCCCGACGAGGTGGTGGACTACCCGTCCTGGGAGACCCTGCCGCACGAGCGGCTCAGTCCGCGCAGCGACACCATGGGCCGCCGGCTCGCCGTCCTGCGCCGCCTGGTGCACCCGAGCAAGGACGACCCGGCGGCAGGTCCCGTGAGCGTGCTCGTCGCACCCATCCGGTCCGTGCTCCAGCCGCAGGTCAAGGGGCTCGGGGAGCTGGTCCCGGTCAGCCTGCGGCAGGGCGGTGGCGCCGACCTCGGGGAGATCACCGAGGCACTGGCCGCGGCCGCGTACGCACGGGTCGAGCTCGTCGAGAAGCGCGGGGAGTTCGCCGTGCGCGGCGGCATCCTCGACGTGTTCCCGCCCACCGAGGAACACCCGCTGCGCATCGAGTTCTGGGGCGACGAGGTCGAGGAGATCCGCTACTTCAAGGTCGCCGACCAGCGTTCCCTGGAGATCGCCGAGCACGGACTGTGGGCCCCGCCCTGCCGCGAGCTGCTGCTGACCGACGCCGTACGGGAGCGGGCCGCGGCCCTCGCCGAGGCCCATCCCGAGCTCGGCGAACTCCTCCACAAGATCGCCGAGGGGATCGCCGTGGAGGGCATGGAGTCCCTCGCCCCGGTCCTCGTCGACGAGATGGAACTGCTGATCGACGTCCTGCCCGCCGGGTCGATGGCCGTCGTCTGCGACCCCGAGCGGGTCCGGACCCGGGCCGCCGACCTCGTGGCGACCAGCCAGGAGTTCCTGATGGCCTCCTGGGCGGCCACCGCGGGCGGCGGCGAGGCCCCCATCGACGTCGGCGCCGCCTCGCTCCGCGGGATCGCCGACGTCCGCGACCGGGCCCGCGAGCTGGACATGATGTGGTGGTCGGTCTCCCCGTTCGCCGCCGACGAGAGCGCGGGCGGCGGCGACACCCTCAAGCTCGGCATGCACGCCCCGGAGGCCTACCGCGGCGACACCGCCCGGGCGCTGGCCGACACCAAGGGCTGGATCGCCGACGGCTGGCACACCGTCTACCTCACCGAGGGCCACGGCCCGGCCGCCCGTACCGTCGAGGTGCTCGGCGGCGAGGGCATCGCGGCCCGGCTGGAGCCGGAGCTGCGCACCCTGGAGCCGAGCCTGGTGCACGTCGCCTGCGGCTCGATCGACAACGGCTTCGTCGACCCGGTGCTGCGCCTGGCCGTCCTCACCGAGACCGACCTGACCGGCCAGCGCACCGCCACCAAGGACCTCGGCCGGATGCCGACCCGGCGCCGCAAGACGATCGACCCGCTGACCCTGGAGGCCGGGGACTACATCGTCCACGAACAGCACGGCGTGGGCCGCTACGTCGAGATGGTCCAGCGCACCGTCCAGGGCGCCACCCGCGAGTACCTGCTGGTGGAGTACGCGCCAGCCAAGCGCGGGCAGCCCGGCGACCGGCTCTACATCCCCACCGACCAGCTGGAGCAGGTCACCAAGTACGTCGGCGGCGAGGCCCCGACCCTGCACCGGCTCGGCGGCGCCGACTGGACGAAGACCAAGGCGCGCGCGAAGAAGGCGGTCAAGGAGATCGCCGCCGACCTCATCAAGCTCTACAGCGCGCGGATGGCCGCCCCCGGCCACACCTTCGGACCGGACACCCCCTGGCAGCGCGAGCTGGAGGACGCCTTCCCGTACGCGGAGACGCCCGACCAGCTCACCACCATCGCCGAGGTCAAGGAGGACATGGAGAAGTCGGTCCCGATGGACCGGCTGATCTGCGGTGACGTCGGCTACGGCAAGACCGAGATCGCGGTCCGCGCCGCGTTCAAGGCGGTCCAGGACGGCAAGCAGGTCGCCGTTCTCGTCCCGACGACCCTGCTCGTGCAGCAGCACTTCGGCACCTTCTCCGAGCGCTACAGCCAGTTCCCCGTCAAGGTGAAGGCGCTCTCGCGGTTCCAGAGCGAGACCGAGTCCAAGGCCACCCTGGAGGGGCTGCAGGAGGGCTCGGTGGACGTGGTCATCGGTACGCACCGGCTGTTCTCGCAGGAGACCCGGTTCAAGGACCTGGGCCTGGTCATCGTCGACGAGGAGCAGCGGTTCGGCGTGGAGCACAAGGAGCAGCTGAAGAAGCTCCGTGCCAACGTCGACGTGCTGACGATGTCCGCGACGCCGATCCCGCGCACCCTGGAGATGGCGGTGACCGGCATCCGCGAGATGTCGACGATCACCACCCCGCCGGAGGAGCGGCACCCGGTGCTCACCTTCGTCGGCCCGTACGAGGAGAAGCAGATCGGCGCGGCCGTCCGCCGCGAGCTGCTGCGCGAGGGCCAGTGCTTCTACATCCACAACCGGGTCGAGTCCATCGACCGGGCGGCCGCCAAGCTGCGCGAGATCGTGCCCGAGGCGCGGATCGCCACGGCCCACGGCCAGATGTCGGAGCAGGCCCTGGAGCAGGTCGTCGTGGACTTCTGGGAGAAGAAGTTCGACGTGCTCGTCTCGACGACGATCGTCGAGTCGGGCATCGACATCTCCAACGCCAACACCCTGATCGTGGAGCGCGGTGACAACTTCGGCCTGAGCCAGCTGCACCAGCTGCGCGGGCGGGTCGGCCGAGGCCGCGAGCGCGGGTACGCGTACTTCCTGTACCCGCCGGAGAAGCCGCTGACGGAGACCGCGCACGAGCGGCTCGCGACGATCGCCCAGCACACCGAGATGGGCGCGGGCATGTACGTGGCGATGAAGGACCTGGAGATCCGCGGCGCGGGCAACCTGCTCGGCGGCGAGCAGTCCGGTCATATCGCGGGCGTCGGTTTCGACCTCTACATCCGCATGGTCGGCGAGGCCGTGGCCGACTACCGGGCGGCGGTCGAGGGCGGTGTGGAGGAGGAGCCGCCGCTGGAGGTCAAGATCGAGCTGCCGGTCGACGCGCACGTCCCGCACGACTACGCGCCCGGCGAGCGGCTGCGTCTGCAGGCGTACCGGTCCATCGCCTCGGCCACCTCCGAGGCGGACGTCAAGGCCGTCCGCGAGGAGCTCACCGACCGCTACGGCAAGCTGCCGGAGCCGGTGGAGAACCTGCTGCTGGTGGCCGGGCTGCGGATGCTGGCGCGGGCCTGCGGGGTCGGGGACATCACCCTCCAGGGCAACAACGTCCGGTTCGGGCCGGTGGAGCTGCGCGAGTCGCAGGAGCTGCGGCTCAAGAGGCTCTACCCGGGGACCGTGCTCAAGCCCGCCACCTCGCAGGTGCTGGTGCCGCGCCCCAAGGCGGGCAAGATCGGCGGCAAGCCGGTGGTCGGCCGGGAACTGCTGGCCTGGACGGGGGAGTTCCTCACCACCATCCTCGGCTCGTAG
- a CDS encoding N-6 DNA methylase: MPEENAAEATAAEVTAAEVARLAGVGRAAVSNWRRRHADFPKPVGGTETSPSFSLDEVEHWLRAQGKLAEIPLRERVWQQITAHPGGAVTALVKTGGALLVVRDRPTDWLELTAVSDERMATLLPPVLDQVLGARLGPGHALAETPPGPAVMPLLRAAAELAAEIGARQAFEFLLGRHLDANPRQYTLTPDGLAALMAALAGPAARTVLDPACGTGTLLRAVPGATALHAQDSAPELAALAALRLALNGTPQVRAVAADSLRADAFTQDTVDAVLCHPPFNERGWGHEELAYDPRWEYGFPARTESELAWVQHALAHLREGGTAVLLMPPAVAARRSGRRIRADLLRRGALRAVVALPAGAAPPYGIPLHLWVLRRPAPHAAPPAGLLLIDTAALGADTAQPRSAWPAVHETVQNAWSTYDRTGSVAHVPGVSRVVPVIELLDDDVDLTPARHLPPPAAGGGPAELTAVRERLGETLGRAARLTPPPAEAPAGGTARPPLTTVGELARAGALELHTGTGGGTGSAPVLTEHDVYAGTGPSGTLAPTADEPVLTAPGDVLVPLVGGAAIARVVDDATAGAVPGRGLALLRPDPDALDPWFLAGFLRGTANNRRASSHASTATRLDVRRLRLPRLPLAQQQSYGLRFRALAEFEDALRLAGRLGEQLVQGFHDGLSDGTVTPE; encoded by the coding sequence ATGCCCGAGGAGAACGCCGCAGAGGCCACCGCCGCAGAGGTCACCGCGGCCGAGGTCGCCCGCCTGGCCGGAGTCGGCCGCGCCGCCGTGAGCAACTGGCGGCGCCGCCACGCCGACTTCCCCAAGCCCGTCGGCGGCACCGAGACCAGCCCCTCCTTCTCCCTGGACGAGGTGGAGCACTGGCTGCGCGCCCAGGGCAAGCTCGCCGAGATCCCGCTGCGCGAACGGGTCTGGCAGCAGATCACCGCCCACCCCGGCGGAGCCGTCACCGCACTCGTCAAGACGGGCGGCGCCCTGCTCGTCGTACGGGACAGGCCCACCGACTGGCTGGAGCTGACCGCCGTCTCAGACGAGCGCATGGCCACCCTGCTGCCGCCCGTCCTCGACCAGGTGCTCGGCGCGCGCCTCGGGCCCGGCCACGCGCTCGCCGAGACCCCGCCGGGCCCGGCCGTCATGCCGCTGCTGCGGGCCGCCGCCGAACTCGCCGCCGAAATCGGGGCCCGCCAGGCCTTCGAGTTCCTCCTCGGGCGCCACCTCGACGCCAACCCCCGCCAGTACACGCTCACCCCGGACGGCCTCGCCGCGCTGATGGCCGCCCTCGCCGGCCCCGCGGCCCGTACCGTCCTCGACCCCGCCTGCGGCACCGGCACCCTCCTGCGGGCCGTCCCCGGCGCCACCGCCCTCCACGCGCAGGACTCCGCGCCCGAACTCGCCGCCCTCGCCGCCCTGCGCCTCGCCCTGAACGGAACGCCCCAGGTCCGCGCCGTCGCCGCCGACAGCCTGCGGGCCGACGCCTTCACCCAGGACACCGTCGACGCCGTGCTCTGCCACCCGCCGTTCAACGAACGCGGCTGGGGCCACGAGGAACTGGCCTACGACCCGCGCTGGGAGTACGGCTTCCCGGCCCGCACCGAATCCGAACTCGCCTGGGTCCAGCACGCCCTGGCCCACCTGCGCGAGGGCGGCACCGCCGTGCTCCTCATGCCGCCCGCCGTCGCCGCCCGCCGCTCCGGCCGCCGCATCCGCGCCGACCTCCTGCGCCGCGGCGCGCTGCGGGCCGTCGTCGCGCTCCCGGCCGGCGCGGCGCCCCCGTACGGGATCCCCCTGCACCTGTGGGTGCTGCGCCGGCCCGCCCCGCACGCGGCGCCCCCGGCCGGGCTGCTCCTCATCGACACCGCGGCCCTCGGCGCCGACACCGCCCAACCCCGCTCCGCCTGGCCCGCCGTGCACGAAACGGTGCAGAACGCCTGGAGCACGTACGACCGCACCGGGTCGGTGGCGCACGTGCCCGGCGTCAGCCGCGTCGTCCCCGTCATCGAGCTGCTGGACGACGACGTGGACCTCACCCCCGCCCGCCACCTGCCCCCGCCGGCCGCCGGCGGCGGTCCGGCCGAACTGACCGCCGTACGGGAGCGGCTCGGCGAGACCCTCGGCCGGGCCGCCCGGCTCACCCCGCCGCCCGCGGAGGCGCCCGCCGGGGGCACGGCCCGGCCGCCGCTGACCACCGTCGGCGAACTCGCCCGCGCCGGAGCCCTGGAGCTGCACACCGGCACCGGCGGCGGAACCGGCTCGGCCCCCGTCCTCACCGAACACGACGTCTACGCCGGAACAGGACCCTCCGGCACCCTGGCCCCCACCGCGGACGAGCCCGTGCTCACCGCCCCCGGCGACGTCCTCGTCCCCCTCGTCGGCGGCGCGGCCATCGCCCGGGTCGTCGACGACGCGACCGCGGGCGCGGTCCCGGGCCGCGGCCTGGCCCTGCTGCGGCCCGACCCGGACGCCCTCGACCCGTGGTTCCTGGCCGGATTCCTGCGCGGCACCGCCAACAACCGCCGCGCCAGCAGCCATGCCTCCACCGCCACCCGGCTCGACGTACGCCGGCTCCGGCTGCCCCGGCTGCCCCTGGCGCAGCAGCAGAGCTACGGACTCCGCTTCCGCGCGCTCGCCGAGTTCGAGGACGCGCTGCGGCTGGCGGGACGGCTCGGCGAACAACTCGTACAGGGTTTCCACGACGGCCTCTCCGACGGCACGGTCACGCCGGAGTGA
- a CDS encoding serine/threonine-protein kinase → MTERLIGDRYQLATVLGQGGMGQVWTAYDRRLDRRVAVKLLRPDKVAGPGTVAEELRRRFVRECRVTAQVDHPGLVTVHDAGSDGDELFLVMGYVEGADLADHLAEHDPYPWQWAVAVVAQLCSVLSAVHAVPIVHRDLKPRNVMVRPDGTVLVLDLGVASVMDTDTTRLTSTGSPIGSPAYMAPEQAMGGAVGPYTDLYALGVLLYELLSGNVPFAGSTALGVLHRHLYEPPLPVRQMRPEIPPELEKLLLHLLAKDPQDRPSSAQEVYEALAPLLPARGSRTPSGPLDPTRPFLRPQAPWPDRAAVVPPRPSTPPAPPKPDVPGAVDEARKLLDEGRLTQAVDILGGILPAAAAEHGEHSPVVRSLRKQYAATLMDDGQYRRALPELRRLADEFPAGDPQSLRFRYDSAQCLEQLGEPAAALAEYRSLLPFFENHYANPDPGLPLEVRRRIAHLLLSLGDRQAAHDTLARLLFDAERLHGPAHPFPAEIRRTLHWLSQVR, encoded by the coding sequence GTGACCGAACGGCTCATCGGCGACCGCTACCAGCTCGCGACCGTCCTCGGCCAGGGCGGCATGGGCCAGGTCTGGACCGCCTACGACCGGCGCCTCGACCGCCGCGTCGCCGTCAAACTGCTGCGCCCCGACAAGGTCGCCGGCCCCGGCACGGTCGCCGAGGAGCTGCGCCGCCGCTTCGTGCGCGAGTGCCGGGTCACCGCGCAGGTCGACCACCCGGGCCTGGTCACCGTGCACGACGCGGGCAGCGACGGCGACGAACTCTTCCTCGTCATGGGCTACGTGGAGGGTGCCGACCTCGCCGACCACCTCGCCGAGCACGACCCCTACCCCTGGCAGTGGGCGGTCGCCGTCGTCGCGCAGCTGTGCTCGGTCCTGTCGGCCGTGCACGCGGTGCCGATCGTGCACCGGGACCTGAAGCCGCGCAACGTGATGGTCCGCCCGGACGGCACCGTGCTCGTCCTGGACCTCGGCGTGGCCTCGGTGATGGACACCGACACCACCCGCCTCACCAGCACCGGATCGCCCATCGGCAGCCCCGCCTACATGGCTCCCGAGCAGGCCATGGGCGGCGCCGTGGGCCCGTACACCGACCTGTACGCCCTCGGCGTGCTGCTCTACGAACTCCTCAGCGGCAACGTCCCCTTCGCCGGATCCACCGCCCTCGGAGTCCTGCACCGCCACCTGTACGAACCCCCGCTCCCGGTCCGCCAGATGCGCCCGGAGATCCCGCCGGAGCTGGAGAAGCTCCTGCTCCACCTCCTCGCCAAGGACCCGCAGGACCGGCCCTCCTCCGCCCAGGAGGTCTACGAGGCCCTGGCCCCGCTGCTGCCCGCCCGCGGCAGCCGCACCCCGTCCGGCCCGCTCGACCCGACCCGGCCCTTCCTGCGCCCGCAGGCACCCTGGCCGGACCGGGCCGCCGTCGTCCCGCCGCGGCCGAGCACCCCGCCCGCGCCGCCGAAGCCCGACGTCCCCGGCGCCGTGGACGAGGCCCGCAAGCTCCTGGACGAGGGGCGGCTCACCCAGGCCGTGGACATCCTCGGCGGCATCCTCCCGGCGGCGGCCGCCGAGCACGGGGAGCACTCCCCGGTGGTCCGCTCCCTGCGCAAGCAGTACGCCGCCACGCTCATGGACGACGGCCAGTACCGGCGTGCCCTGCCGGAACTGCGCCGCCTCGCCGACGAGTTCCCGGCCGGGGACCCCCAGTCGCTGCGCTTCCGCTACGACTCGGCCCAGTGCCTGGAGCAACTCGGCGAGCCGGCCGCCGCCCTGGCGGAGTACCGCTCGCTGCTCCCGTTCTTCGAGAACCACTACGCCAACCCGGACCCGGGTCTGCCGCTGGAGGTCCGCCGCCGGATAGCCCACCTGCTGCTCTCCCTCGGCGACCGCCAGGCGGCGCACGACACCCTGGCCCGGCTGCTGTTCGACGCGGAACGGCTGCACGGCCCGGCCCATCCCTTCCCGGCCGAGATCCGCCGCACCCTGCACTGGCTCAGCCAGGTCCGCTGA